Proteins encoded together in one Mycolicibacter minnesotensis window:
- a CDS encoding cation-translocating P-type ATPase: protein MNLGHAFRRSLPLRAANFGIQLTSALVEASVQTAADVAGAVLPNGDGAPVLSRRCFRGEGRAWVEVRGLDGPAGAELATAVQGAARALPGVTSVRLNHPLSRLVVGLDTTGGDTVSMRALCQVVADAESQYGAESAGGRPPVSLPGDGMTQALRVATLGANIAGLGVATVGRLLRVPGLPLGLEAGVVVIDYQPRLRRLLEDNLGKQATDALLALASAGVHTLNQAPTSLAVDLSVEAMRTGEERAEARAWRRLEPELADHAGHPPVAAPQRPSPRPAGPVERHVTRSAWAQVVGAGVIGAVTRNPDLAGTAAAVTAPKATRTAREAFAATLGRGLADHHGTVVLRPGSLRELDRVDTVIIDPRVLCGDTLRVMQVRGADDDELRAAWTQAQAKLTEAGLTAGWHRVGARAGVQASFQPALLPLAAAVVTEARRADVEVVSVEAEALGELRPVFDEIRPLNGASTDEALAAAVSTYQGEGHDVAVLSATAVQALAAADVALGMLPDDGVPPWYADLLLTDLGAVWRILHALPAARSASRRGVELATGATALGSLLMLPGVRGSGPGPVTTGAAAGALSGYWLARRAVDTAVPRPAAVHEWHAMSVDQVRAVLPPPELDESTTPPHHAPAAAAALAAVDLARRGAQRTAPPRLLRQFAQAVRSELSDPITPVLALGAAASAVLGSPVDAMLVGSVLGGNAMLAAAQRLVAERRLSVLLNEQVAPARKVLPDGSHCEIPAEELLPGDVIEVHAHEVVPADGRLIDAIDLEVDESSLTGESLTVVKQVEATPGADLADRECMVYAGTTVVTGTAVALVTAIGGDTHGRRAAELVAGEHSAVGLQHQLSLLTGKAWRISLAGGALVTGLGMARRIGLRQAVASGIAVSVAAIPEGLPLVATLAQQASARRLTKSGVLVRVPRSVEALGRVDVVCFDKTGTLSKNRLRVSQVHPAAGFTEHDVLHFAASAAPVPNGTRQVHATDNAIVEGAESAGASAPAGPAAHLPFRSGRPYSASVRGTELTLKGAPEMVLACTGAGPAVKQSVAALAGDGLRVIAVARRELTPAQRKALGADPEPDQIAEVCREGLTFVGLLGLSDTPRDEATELLADLKRRRIPVRLITGDHPLTATAIARELGLEVDSDQVISGAQWDALSRKDQELAVADRVVFARMSPENKVQIVQTLERTGQVTAMVGDGANDAAAIRAATVGIAVVAHGSEAASSAADVVLLDERIDTLLDALDEGRELWQRVQAAVAVLLGGNAGEVAFAIIGSALTGRSPLNARQLLLVNMLTDALPATALAVSSLNEQAAAGGHGPDERALWRTVAVRGVTTASAAVGAWGLASVTGLPQRASTVALVSLVATQLGQTLLDSRDPVVVATAFGSLGVMGTLITIPGVSQLLGCTPIGPLGWAQALGTATVATVGAAVVPRLWSGLQENAAKPKEFIVPGPRQPHGPPSSNGRAAPRLRLVHNEDTDSRRVTVAARSSGDQSPPGGS from the coding sequence GTGAATCTAGGCCACGCCTTCCGGCGCTCTCTCCCGCTGCGCGCAGCAAATTTCGGTATTCAACTCACCTCCGCACTGGTCGAGGCCTCGGTGCAGACCGCTGCCGACGTGGCCGGCGCGGTGTTGCCGAACGGCGACGGCGCTCCGGTGCTGTCCCGGCGATGCTTCCGCGGCGAGGGACGGGCCTGGGTCGAGGTCCGTGGTCTCGACGGTCCCGCCGGAGCCGAACTGGCGACCGCAGTGCAGGGCGCGGCCCGTGCATTGCCCGGGGTGACCTCGGTCCGGTTGAACCACCCGTTGTCCCGTCTGGTGGTCGGGCTGGACACCACCGGCGGTGACACCGTGTCGATGCGCGCACTGTGCCAGGTGGTCGCCGACGCCGAGAGCCAGTACGGGGCGGAATCAGCCGGCGGACGCCCGCCGGTGAGCCTGCCCGGTGACGGAATGACTCAGGCACTGCGTGTGGCGACACTGGGCGCCAATATCGCCGGGCTCGGCGTGGCAACCGTGGGGCGGCTGCTGCGGGTGCCGGGCCTGCCCTTGGGCCTGGAAGCCGGCGTGGTCGTCATCGACTACCAACCCCGACTGCGCCGGCTGTTGGAGGACAACCTCGGTAAGCAGGCGACCGATGCCCTGTTGGCGCTGGCCAGCGCGGGCGTGCACACCCTCAACCAGGCGCCGACGTCGCTGGCGGTGGACCTGTCGGTCGAGGCGATGCGCACCGGGGAGGAACGCGCCGAGGCAAGGGCCTGGCGCCGCCTCGAACCGGAGCTCGCCGACCACGCCGGCCACCCCCCGGTGGCCGCACCCCAACGCCCGTCGCCACGACCGGCCGGTCCCGTAGAACGACACGTGACACGGAGCGCCTGGGCACAGGTCGTCGGCGCCGGGGTGATCGGTGCTGTGACCCGCAATCCCGATCTCGCCGGAACGGCGGCCGCGGTGACCGCGCCCAAGGCGACCCGTACGGCACGCGAGGCATTCGCCGCCACCCTGGGCCGGGGTTTGGCCGATCACCACGGCACCGTGGTGCTGCGTCCGGGCAGTCTGCGTGAGCTCGACCGCGTTGACACCGTGATCATCGATCCCCGCGTGCTGTGTGGCGACACCCTGCGGGTGATGCAGGTACGCGGCGCCGACGACGACGAACTGCGTGCGGCGTGGACGCAGGCTCAAGCCAAGTTGACCGAGGCCGGACTCACCGCCGGATGGCATCGGGTCGGCGCCCGAGCCGGCGTACAGGCCTCGTTCCAGCCCGCACTGCTTCCCCTGGCCGCCGCAGTGGTGACCGAAGCCCGCCGCGCCGATGTCGAAGTGGTCTCTGTCGAGGCCGAGGCACTCGGTGAGCTGCGGCCGGTCTTCGACGAGATCAGGCCCCTGAACGGGGCCTCCACAGACGAGGCCCTGGCTGCCGCGGTGTCCACCTACCAGGGCGAGGGCCATGACGTCGCGGTGCTGTCTGCCACGGCCGTGCAGGCGCTCGCGGCGGCCGACGTGGCGCTGGGCATGCTGCCTGACGACGGCGTCCCACCTTGGTATGCCGACCTGCTGCTGACCGACCTGGGCGCGGTGTGGCGCATCCTGCACGCGCTGCCGGCCGCTCGCTCCGCCAGCCGTCGCGGGGTCGAGCTCGCCACCGGCGCCACCGCCTTGGGTTCACTGCTGATGCTGCCCGGTGTGCGCGGCAGCGGACCGGGTCCGGTGACCACCGGAGCAGCAGCGGGAGCGCTGTCGGGCTACTGGTTGGCCCGCCGCGCCGTGGACACCGCGGTACCCCGACCGGCGGCGGTGCACGAATGGCACGCCATGTCGGTCGACCAGGTGCGGGCTGTCCTGCCGCCACCGGAGTTGGACGAGTCGACCACCCCGCCGCACCACGCTCCCGCCGCCGCAGCCGCATTGGCGGCCGTCGATCTTGCCCGCCGCGGGGCACAGCGAACCGCACCGCCGCGGCTGTTGCGGCAGTTCGCCCAAGCCGTGCGCAGCGAGCTGTCCGACCCGATCACCCCGGTGCTGGCGCTGGGGGCTGCAGCCAGCGCAGTGCTGGGCTCCCCCGTCGACGCCATGTTGGTCGGCTCGGTGTTGGGCGGCAACGCGATGCTGGCCGCCGCACAGCGGTTGGTCGCCGAGCGTCGGCTCAGTGTCCTGCTCAATGAGCAGGTCGCCCCGGCGCGCAAGGTGCTGCCGGACGGCAGCCACTGCGAGATCCCGGCCGAGGAACTGCTGCCGGGTGATGTGATCGAGGTGCATGCCCATGAGGTGGTTCCCGCCGATGGCCGGCTGATCGACGCGATCGATCTCGAGGTCGACGAGTCGTCGCTGACCGGCGAATCGCTGACGGTGGTCAAGCAGGTCGAGGCCACTCCCGGTGCCGATCTGGCCGACCGCGAATGCATGGTCTATGCCGGGACCACGGTGGTTACCGGGACCGCGGTGGCATTGGTGACCGCGATCGGCGGCGACACCCACGGACGCCGGGCCGCCGAGCTGGTGGCCGGTGAGCACTCCGCGGTCGGCTTGCAGCATCAACTGAGCCTGCTCACCGGCAAGGCATGGCGGATCAGCCTGGCCGGCGGTGCGCTGGTAACGGGGCTGGGCATGGCCCGCCGGATCGGGCTGCGGCAGGCAGTGGCCAGCGGGATCGCGGTCAGCGTCGCGGCCATACCCGAGGGCCTGCCCCTAGTGGCCACCCTGGCGCAACAGGCGTCGGCACGACGGTTGACCAAATCCGGGGTGCTCGTTCGGGTGCCGCGTTCGGTGGAAGCGCTGGGCCGCGTCGACGTCGTCTGTTTCGACAAAACCGGAACACTGAGCAAGAACCGGTTGCGGGTCTCGCAGGTACACCCGGCGGCGGGCTTCACCGAGCACGACGTGCTGCACTTCGCGGCAAGCGCAGCACCGGTGCCCAACGGCACCCGCCAGGTACACGCCACAGACAACGCCATCGTGGAAGGCGCTGAGTCCGCGGGGGCATCCGCGCCTGCAGGTCCCGCGGCGCACCTGCCGTTCCGCTCCGGGCGCCCGTACTCGGCGTCGGTGCGCGGCACCGAGCTGACGCTCAAGGGCGCCCCGGAAATGGTGTTGGCGTGCACCGGGGCCGGTCCGGCCGTCAAACAGTCGGTGGCCGCGCTGGCCGGCGACGGATTGCGGGTGATCGCGGTGGCCCGCAGGGAACTGACTCCCGCGCAGCGCAAGGCGTTAGGTGCAGATCCCGAACCCGACCAGATCGCCGAGGTCTGCCGCGAAGGTCTGACCTTCGTGGGCCTGCTCGGACTGTCCGACACCCCGCGCGACGAGGCCACCGAACTGCTCGCCGACCTCAAGCGCCGTCGGATTCCGGTGCGCCTCATCACCGGCGACCATCCGCTGACCGCGACGGCTATCGCACGGGAGCTGGGCCTGGAGGTCGACAGCGATCAGGTGATCAGCGGCGCACAATGGGATGCGTTGTCCCGCAAGGACCAGGAACTCGCGGTGGCCGATCGGGTGGTGTTCGCTCGGATGTCCCCCGAGAACAAGGTGCAGATCGTCCAGACCCTGGAACGCACCGGCCAGGTCACGGCGATGGTCGGGGACGGCGCCAACGACGCCGCGGCGATCCGCGCAGCCACCGTCGGGATCGCGGTGGTCGCACACGGCAGCGAGGCGGCCAGCAGCGCCGCCGACGTCGTGCTGCTCGACGAGCGAATCGACACGCTGCTCGACGCGCTGGACGAGGGCCGCGAGTTGTGGCAACGGGTGCAGGCCGCCGTGGCGGTGCTGCTGGGTGGCAACGCCGGCGAGGTGGCATTCGCGATCATCGGCAGCGCGCTGACCGGCCGCTCTCCGCTGAACGCCCGCCAGCTGCTGCTGGTCAACATGCTGACGGATGCGTTGCCGGCCACCGCACTGGCGGTCAGCTCCCTCAACGAGCAGGCCGCCGCGGGCGGGCACGGTCCCGACGAGCGCGCGCTGTGGCGCACGGTCGCCGTGCGCGGCGTGACGACGGCGTCGGCCGCGGTGGGCGCATGGGGCCTGGCCTCGGTCACCGGCCTGCCGCAGCGGGCCTCCACGGTGGCGTTGGTGTCACTGGTCGCCACGCAGCTGGGGCAGACCCTGTTGGACTCCCGCGATCCGGTGGTGGTGGCAACTGCCTTCGGCTCGCTCGGGGTGATGGGGACCTTGATCACCATTCCCGGTGTGAGCCAGCTGCTGGGTTGCACCCCGATCGGTCCGCTGGGCTGGGCCCAGGCGCTGGGCACGGCGACGGTGGCCACCGTCGGCGCTGCCGTGGTACCCCGGCTGTGGTCGGGGCTGCAGGAGAACGCCGCGAAGCCCAAGGAGTTCATTGTTCCCGGACCGCGGCAACCGCACGGTCCGCCGTCCTCCAACGGTCGGGCCGCGCCGCGGCTGCGGCTTGTGCACAATGAGGACACTGACTCTCGCCGCGTAACGGTCGCGGCCCGATCATCCGGCGATCAGTCGCCACCAGGAGGTTCATGA